The Fragaria vesca subsp. vesca linkage group LG2, FraVesHawaii_1.0, whole genome shotgun sequence genome includes a window with the following:
- the LOC101296346 gene encoding uncharacterized protein LOC101296346: protein MLTYEQDPDVVRWGLQLFEGDPYSNCGYIDSVNQDGTNYYPGRYFKEDVYDTDCTNVEYDELIAHALQEELSLLDIEEEPGSSPEQVEHLQATVFPQDWSQHSIGNYGSGQEIVQAEADEVGPSSSCSSPVEKSYYGDDWSYSLELANEYTFDGERLNQMVPVPHVPKINGDIPSLDQATLDHQRLLDRLQLYGLVENKVQGDGNCQFRALADQFYQSPEHHEFVRQQIVNQLKSYPEIYEGYVPMAYDEYLEKMSRSGEWGDHVTLQAAADLYGVKIFVITSFKDTCYIEILPSAERSTRVICLSFWAEVHYNSIYSEGDVPTFETKKKKKRGTSRNKHLEVSNIYH, encoded by the exons ATGCTTACATACGAGCAAGACCCGGATGTTGTTCGCTGGGGTCTCCAACTCTTTGAAGGTGATCCGTATTCGAATTGTGGGTATATTGACTCAGTTAATCAAGATGGCACGAATTATTATCCGGGGCGGTATTTTAAGGAAGATGTGTATGATACGGATTGTACAAATGTGGAATATGATGAACTCATTGCTCATGCTCTTCAAGAGGAGCTATCATTACTTGATATAGAGGAAGAGCCTGGATCTTCACCTGAACAAGTTGAGCATTTGCAAGCAACTGTCTTCCCACAAGATTGGTCGCAGCATTCTATTGGAAATTATGGCTCTG GACAGGAGATTGTTCAGGCAGAGGCAGATGAAGTTGGGCCTTCTAGTTCATGTTCTAGCCCAGTTGAGAAGTCATACTATGGAGATGATTGGTCATATTCCCTAGAGCTGGCAAATGAATATACTTTTGATGGAGAGAGGTTGAACCAGATGGTTCCTGTTCCT CATGTTCCTAAAATCAATGGTGATATACCCTCGCTTGATCAAGCAACTTTAGATCACCAAAGGCTTCTGGACAG GTTGCAGTTATATGGGTTGGTTGAAAATAAAGTCCAAGGTGATGGAAATTGTCAG TTCCGCGCTCTAGCTGACCAATTTTATCAATCTCCTGAACACCACGAATTTGTGAGACAACAAATTGTAAATCAG CTTAAGTCATACCCAGAGATATATGAAGGATATGTTCCCATGGCTTATGATGAATATTTGGAGAAGATGTCGAG GAGTGGTGAGTGGGGCGATCATGTTACTTTACAGGCTGCTGCAGATTTG TATGGAGTTAAAATTTTTGTCATAACTTCTTTCAAGGACACCTGCTACATTGAGATACTTCCTAGTGCTGAAAGGTCAACACGAG TAATTTGTCTGAGCTTTTGGGCAGAGGTGCACTACAACTCAATTTATTCTGAAGGAG ATGTGCCTACATTTGAGACGAAGAAGAAGAAGAAAAGGGGGACGTCACGTAATAAGCACTTGGAGGTCTCAAATATATACCACTGA